The proteins below are encoded in one region of Metabacillus dongyingensis:
- a CDS encoding NfeD family protein produces the protein MFGYPIETIYLFGLIIAGSLTLLFVFFGDAVEGITGGIPFLSPTLVLAFMTFFFACGYILEMTALFSAFLSVFISIFSSAILVTLLHIFVLVPLSSAEESLSYHESELKGRVGHVITSIPVNGFGEVLLSSSVGSISKIAASFDNTPIPSGTKILVIESKNSVVSVTSYQPFEESLKGDTL, from the coding sequence ATGTTTGGTTACCCGATTGAGACGATTTATTTATTCGGACTAATCATTGCCGGAAGCTTGACCTTGCTGTTTGTTTTTTTTGGAGATGCAGTAGAAGGCATCACCGGGGGTATTCCGTTTTTAAGTCCGACACTTGTCCTCGCATTTATGACCTTCTTTTTTGCATGCGGATACATTCTTGAAATGACTGCTCTGTTTTCAGCGTTTCTTTCCGTATTCATTTCCATTTTCAGCTCAGCAATTTTAGTTACCCTGCTTCACATCTTTGTATTAGTGCCGCTATCCTCAGCGGAAGAATCCCTTTCTTATCATGAATCGGAACTCAAGGGACGCGTAGGCCATGTTATTACGTCCATTCCTGTGAATGGATTCGGGGAAGTGCTGCTCTCAAGCAGTGTCGGCTCTATTTCTAAAATTGCCGCAAGCTTTGATAACACCCCTATCCCAAGCGGAACAAAGATTTTAGTCATTGAAAGCAAAAACAGCGTCGTATCTGTTACATCGTATCAGCCATTCGAAGAATCACTTAAGGGGGACACACTATGA
- a CDS encoding CdaR family transcriptional regulator gives MNEKLAKEIVARTMSIIPYNVNVMDKDGILIGSGDHTRLGDEHHGALAVLQTGEKVVFTEEDSRNYPRTKQGVNLPIFFHQELIGVIGITGDPEVVAPFGELVKMAAELTIEQAYLSDQMRWNETLKQETLIQLLKGEKQQTKEFTERAGRLNLNLFVERQAVLFHLPEQISLKQRQLFIRELEHKSGANDLIVSTSAAEIVWLKETKTLQQSVFPEEMNDMLTRMELGIYGALGYQYDGFYGVSMSYESAKETLDAAKKQSAPDFFYKYTDWALSVLLRDKKDQKKHALFKQTMDILQQSDRNGELLHTLRAFIQFDGDMNKTAEELFIHRNTLRYRLDKIEEITSYNPRKTLDLMTLYAAMLVT, from the coding sequence ATGAATGAAAAACTCGCAAAAGAAATTGTAGCAAGAACGATGTCCATTATTCCTTACAACGTCAATGTAATGGATAAGGACGGAATCTTAATAGGCTCAGGTGATCATACGAGGCTTGGGGATGAACATCATGGGGCGCTTGCGGTTCTGCAGACAGGTGAAAAAGTAGTGTTTACAGAGGAGGACAGCAGGAATTATCCAAGAACAAAGCAGGGAGTCAATTTGCCGATCTTTTTTCATCAGGAATTAATCGGCGTCATAGGCATAACAGGAGATCCAGAAGTTGTGGCTCCGTTTGGCGAGCTTGTAAAAATGGCAGCTGAGCTCACAATCGAACAAGCCTATTTATCGGATCAGATGCGATGGAATGAAACATTGAAGCAGGAAACGCTGATTCAGCTCCTCAAAGGAGAAAAGCAGCAAACAAAGGAGTTTACAGAACGGGCAGGTCGGTTGAATCTAAACCTCTTTGTTGAACGGCAGGCTGTTCTTTTTCACCTTCCCGAACAAATCTCTTTAAAACAAAGACAGCTATTTATAAGAGAATTGGAGCATAAATCAGGCGCGAATGATTTAATCGTATCGACTTCGGCTGCTGAAATTGTATGGTTAAAAGAAACCAAAACCCTACAACAATCTGTTTTTCCGGAAGAAATGAATGACATGCTGACACGAATGGAGCTTGGCATTTACGGTGCTCTCGGTTATCAGTATGACGGATTTTATGGTGTATCCATGTCTTATGAGAGCGCAAAAGAAACCTTGGATGCAGCAAAAAAACAATCCGCCCCGGATTTTTTCTATAAATATACGGACTGGGCTCTTTCCGTTTTGCTCCGAGATAAAAAAGATCAAAAAAAACATGCGCTGTTTAAACAGACTATGGATATTCTTCAGCAGTCAGACCGAAACGGGGAGCTGCTCCATACCTTAAGAGCATTCATTCAATTTGACGGGGACATGAATAAAACAGCTGAGGAGCTTTTTATCCACAGAAATACACTCAGGTACCGACTTGATAAAATAGAGGAGATAACTTCGTATAATCCGAGGAAGACGCTGGATTTGATGACCCTTTATGCGGCAATGCTGGTCACTTAG
- a CDS encoding GntP family permease, with protein sequence MDIQVSAFGAVCALIVAIFLILKKVPPAYGMMAGALAGGLLGGVNLTETIELMITGAKDITPAVLRILAAGVLAGVLIESGSASVIADTIIKKISEKRSLLALVIATMLLTMVGVFVDVAVITIAPIALAIAKRAKLSKPAILLAMIGGGKAGNIMSPNPNTIAAADAFDVPLTSVMAAGLIPAVFGVIVTYILAKRMVLKGEQVSAEEITAQDGANLPPFAAAISGPAAAILLLSLRPVFDIAIDPIIALPLGGIVGAIATKNFLRLTDFASSGLLKMSGVAIMLIGTGTLAGIIANSGLKDVIVSGLSASGLPAYILAPASGILMSMATASTTAGTAVASSVFAPAILEIGISGLAGAAMVHAGATVLDHLPHGSFFHATGGSVFMGMKERMKLIPYESLVGFTLAVISTLIFGVFKLLV encoded by the coding sequence TTGGATATCCAAGTGAGTGCTTTCGGAGCGGTGTGCGCATTGATTGTTGCCATCTTTCTCATCTTAAAGAAAGTTCCTCCAGCATACGGCATGATGGCAGGGGCGCTGGCAGGGGGCCTGCTTGGCGGAGTCAATCTGACGGAGACCATTGAATTGATGATCACCGGCGCCAAGGATATCACACCGGCTGTTCTTAGAATTTTAGCAGCAGGAGTTCTTGCAGGCGTGCTGATTGAATCAGGTTCTGCTTCTGTGATAGCAGATACAATCATTAAGAAAATCAGCGAGAAGCGCTCACTCCTTGCACTTGTCATTGCGACGATGCTTTTAACAATGGTTGGTGTCTTTGTTGATGTAGCTGTTATTACGATTGCGCCAATTGCACTTGCCATTGCAAAAAGAGCCAAGCTCTCAAAGCCCGCTATTTTGCTTGCGATGATCGGAGGAGGGAAGGCGGGAAACATCATGTCGCCTAATCCAAATACGATTGCTGCAGCAGATGCATTTGACGTGCCGCTTACATCCGTGATGGCAGCAGGTTTGATTCCTGCCGTCTTTGGAGTGATAGTGACATATATTTTGGCTAAAAGAATGGTTTTAAAAGGTGAACAGGTGAGCGCAGAAGAAATTACGGCTCAAGATGGAGCCAATCTGCCTCCGTTTGCAGCAGCAATCAGCGGACCAGCAGCGGCCATCCTCTTGCTTTCACTCAGACCGGTATTTGACATTGCCATCGATCCCATTATTGCTTTGCCCCTTGGCGGTATTGTCGGAGCGATTGCGACTAAGAACTTCCTCCGGCTGACAGATTTTGCATCGTCTGGCCTTTTGAAAATGTCAGGTGTTGCGATCATGCTCATCGGAACAGGGACTCTTGCCGGAATTATTGCGAATTCAGGTCTTAAGGATGTTATTGTATCAGGTCTGAGTGCATCTGGCCTGCCAGCATATATTCTGGCTCCGGCATCAGGTATCTTAATGTCGATGGCAACTGCCTCGACAACAGCGGGTACAGCAGTAGCGAGCAGTGTCTTTGCTCCTGCTATTTTGGAAATAGGCATCTCCGGACTGGCAGGAGCAGCCATGGTTCATGCGGGGGCTACCGTACTTGACCATCTCCCGCACGGAAGCTTCTTTCATGCAACAGGAGGCAGTGTTTTTATGGGGATGAAAGAAAGAATGAAGCTGATCCCCTATGAATCTTTAGTAGGATTCACGCTTGCGGTAATCTCTACCTTAATATTTGGCGTATTTAAACTATTAGTATAG
- a CDS encoding glycerate kinase translates to MKIVIAPDSFKESMTALEVCEAAERGLRRSLPEVQTVKIPMADGGEGTVQALVDATNGTFTSLTVTGPLGLPVEAEYGWLGDQLTAVIEMASASGLHLVPPERRNPLMTTTAGTGELIKDAVQKGAKHIIIGIGGSATNDGGMGMAQALGVKFLDSEGAELSYGGGALSKLAKIDASKMMKELSGVTIDVACDVDNPLTGPTGASAIFGPQKGATDETVAVLDRNLSHYASLILKETGRDVEKIEGSGAAGGLGAGLLAFLNANLKRGVDIVIETVKLEQHMAEADLVITGEGRIDGQTIHGKTPVGVSKTAKKLNIPVIAIAGSIGDGYEKVHEEGISSVFSIVPGIVSLEEALNRGPLYVENLMFNLGQVLNLKR, encoded by the coding sequence TTGAAGATTGTTATAGCACCGGATTCATTTAAAGAAAGCATGACGGCGCTTGAGGTTTGCGAAGCGGCAGAACGCGGGTTAAGACGTTCACTTCCTGAAGTTCAGACGGTGAAAATTCCTATGGCTGACGGCGGAGAAGGAACGGTGCAGGCATTGGTCGATGCTACAAATGGAACGTTTACTTCTTTGACTGTAACAGGACCATTAGGGCTTCCTGTAGAAGCTGAATACGGGTGGCTTGGAGATCAGTTGACTGCTGTCATTGAAATGGCGTCCGCTTCAGGGCTTCATCTAGTCCCTCCCGAAAGAAGAAATCCATTAATGACGACAACTGCGGGGACTGGCGAGCTAATAAAAGATGCTGTGCAAAAAGGTGCGAAGCATATAATCATCGGAATTGGCGGAAGTGCAACGAATGACGGCGGCATGGGTATGGCTCAGGCACTGGGAGTGAAATTCCTTGATTCAGAGGGGGCAGAATTATCGTATGGCGGCGGTGCTTTATCAAAGCTTGCAAAGATTGATGCTTCTAAAATGATGAAAGAATTATCAGGTGTAACCATAGATGTTGCCTGTGATGTTGATAATCCATTGACAGGTCCGACTGGTGCTTCTGCCATATTTGGTCCGCAAAAAGGAGCAACAGATGAAACAGTTGCCGTATTAGACCGAAATCTCTCACATTATGCCTCTCTTATTCTAAAAGAGACAGGAAGGGATGTTGAAAAAATAGAAGGATCGGGTGCAGCAGGAGGACTGGGAGCGGGACTGCTAGCCTTTTTGAATGCCAATCTAAAGCGCGGTGTCGATATTGTCATTGAAACTGTAAAGCTTGAGCAGCATATGGCGGAAGCTGATCTCGTCATAACGGGCGAAGGCAGAATTGACGGACAAACCATTCACGGCAAAACGCCTGTCGGTGTATCTAAAACAGCCAAGAAGCTGAATATTCCAGTCATTGCGATTGCCGGGTCGATAGGGGATGGCTATGAAAAAGTGCATGAAGAGGGAATCAGTTCTGTGTTTTCCATCGTGCCTGGAATTGTATCATTGGAAGAGGCGCTGAATAGAGGCCCTCTTTATGTAGAGAACCTGATGTTTAATCTGGGACAGGTTTTAAATTTAAAAAGATGA
- a CDS encoding SMI1/KNR4 family protein, protein MSHSVQNTLTGLKKLLDDKGQLKVSYEGQVYTVVCTFNSPTNLNEVDIFEKENNIKLPEDYKAFLSLHNGARIFQLTDEKGEKIGGGLTIYTFDEIRKLQEIEMFNELGIPIANLLEDCYLYLDIDKIKAGDPNYLNILEFIDLSPLNLSFEAFLERYIKSRGNQFW, encoded by the coding sequence TTGAGTCATTCCGTACAAAATACCCTAACTGGTCTCAAAAAATTACTGGATGATAAGGGGCAGTTAAAAGTTTCTTATGAAGGTCAAGTTTATACTGTCGTTTGTACTTTCAACTCTCCAACCAACTTAAATGAAGTGGATATCTTTGAAAAAGAGAACAACATCAAACTACCTGAAGACTACAAGGCATTCTTATCACTTCATAATGGTGCAAGAATTTTTCAGCTTACTGATGAAAAAGGAGAAAAAATAGGTGGCGGTCTTACTATCTATACTTTTGACGAAATAAGGAAATTACAAGAAATTGAGATGTTTAATGAATTGGGGATTCCCATTGCAAACCTATTGGAAGATTGCTATTTGTATTTAGATATAGATAAGATAAAAGCAGGAGATCCAAATTACCTTAACATCTTGGAGTTTATAGACCTTTCACCTTTAAATCTTAGTTTCGAAGCCTTCTTAGAACGATACATTAAATCAAGAGGTAATCAATTTTGGTGA
- a CDS encoding response regulator transcription factor — MNILYIEDDLEIGSWVKSELLQKGYSVEWITTGLSLQDGKRYDLLILDVMLPGLDGFSLGRRFKKKNPDTPILMLSARTSIDDKLEGLEFADDYLTKPFHPEELVKRVEVQLRRYHKLESEKMILKHLEIDQANRFIRNAETGEEIILTGKQYHIFTCFLQHLNQILTKEQLFEHVWGEPFLDGDKTLMVHIRYLREKIEKNPSEPEIIETVRGVGYRVRG; from the coding sequence TTGAATATTTTATACATAGAAGATGATCTGGAAATCGGAAGCTGGGTGAAAAGTGAGCTTCTGCAAAAGGGATATTCCGTGGAATGGATAACCACCGGGCTGTCATTACAGGATGGCAAAAGGTATGATTTGCTCATCCTGGATGTTATGCTTCCAGGGCTTGACGGGTTTTCGTTAGGAAGAAGATTTAAAAAGAAAAACCCGGATACGCCAATTCTGATGCTGTCTGCAAGAACATCGATCGATGATAAGCTTGAGGGGCTTGAGTTCGCAGATGATTATCTGACTAAGCCTTTCCACCCCGAGGAACTTGTTAAAAGGGTTGAGGTGCAGCTGAGAAGATATCATAAACTGGAGTCTGAAAAAATGATTCTCAAGCATCTTGAAATCGATCAGGCGAACCGATTTATTCGGAATGCCGAGACCGGAGAAGAAATTATCTTAACAGGAAAGCAATATCATATTTTTACATGTTTCCTGCAGCATTTAAATCAAATTCTGACAAAAGAGCAGCTGTTTGAGCATGTATGGGGCGAGCCATTTTTAGACGGAGACAAGACATTGATGGTGCATATCCGCTATTTGCGCGAAAAAATTGAAAAGAATCCTTCTGAACCTGAAATCATTGAAACGGTCAGAGGAGTCGGCTACAGGGTGAGGGGATGA
- a CDS encoding HAMP domain-containing sensor histidine kinase — protein MKWRRSLQFKYLSIILAAVLCIPISFSLASALVYVPGVFLEKETVHPYEGYNELTEMWHKEAGQLKAANDIEVAEKLQSLHKKYPGSQLFWVDKEGRTRESFSYKEELPDIWTPSYTISYMKNSFDADPFTVVAFIGDDKDKGFMVIRVDRMMLEPPIQRLGYQYDAIYFTVLAVLMLAFLFLSWLFFKRLHKRILRLKEAMKRKDHSGLPLPIALSNKDEIGELEESFNNMIKELEESREREKREEKIRKDLMASLSHDLRTPLTTMRAHLFSVKKESVTEAGLEAARAIDEKIDFISALIDNLFSYTLLSSGKYHYHPKEINLSRFVRKKAAEWYPVFEQHRFEAEIDLEPDTIIWFADPEWLERILDNLLQNIIRHADEGKYVGITVRQTEFGQYIMIRDRGNGFRQDSGNKGAGIGLTIVEMMTKKMNLTFRIDSDSSGTVISILKET, from the coding sequence ATGAAATGGCGCAGATCGCTGCAATTTAAATACCTTTCTATTATTCTTGCAGCTGTGCTCTGTATCCCCATTTCTTTTTCTCTTGCTTCCGCCTTGGTTTATGTCCCTGGAGTTTTTCTTGAAAAAGAAACGGTGCATCCTTATGAGGGCTATAATGAACTCACCGAGATGTGGCATAAAGAGGCAGGTCAGCTTAAAGCTGCAAATGATATAGAAGTTGCAGAAAAGCTCCAATCTCTTCATAAAAAATATCCAGGCTCTCAGCTGTTTTGGGTAGATAAAGAAGGCAGAACAAGAGAGAGTTTCTCATATAAAGAGGAGCTCCCTGATATCTGGACGCCAAGTTATACAATCTCCTATATGAAAAACAGCTTTGATGCTGATCCATTTACAGTTGTCGCTTTTATAGGAGACGATAAAGATAAAGGGTTTATGGTGATCAGAGTGGACCGCATGATGCTCGAGCCTCCGATTCAAAGATTGGGGTATCAATATGACGCGATTTATTTTACCGTGCTCGCCGTGCTTATGCTCGCTTTTTTATTTCTATCATGGCTATTTTTCAAACGGCTCCATAAACGGATTCTTCGTCTTAAAGAAGCTATGAAGAGAAAAGATCATTCTGGGCTTCCTCTCCCTATTGCACTATCAAATAAGGATGAAATTGGAGAGCTTGAAGAAAGTTTTAATAACATGATAAAAGAACTCGAGGAAAGCAGAGAACGCGAGAAGAGGGAAGAGAAAATACGCAAGGACTTAATGGCAAGTCTCTCTCATGATCTTAGAACGCCGCTAACCACTATGCGTGCTCATCTTTTTAGTGTCAAAAAAGAGTCTGTCACAGAAGCAGGATTGGAGGCTGCCCGGGCAATCGATGAAAAAATAGATTTTATCAGTGCGCTGATTGATAATCTATTTTCTTATACGCTTCTGTCATCCGGAAAGTATCACTATCATCCTAAAGAAATTAATCTCAGCCGGTTTGTTCGAAAAAAGGCAGCGGAGTGGTACCCTGTCTTTGAACAACATAGGTTTGAGGCGGAGATCGATCTTGAGCCGGATACAATCATCTGGTTTGCAGATCCTGAATGGCTTGAGAGAATCCTGGATAATCTGCTCCAGAACATCATTCGCCATGCAGATGAAGGCAAGTATGTAGGCATAACTGTCCGCCAAACGGAATTCGGACAGTATATTATGATTCGAGACAGGGGAAATGGCTTCCGTCAGGACAGCGGCAATAAAGGAGCGGGCATCGGACTGACAATCGTTGAGATGATGACAAAAAAAATGAATCTCACATTCAGAATTGATTCGGACAGCAGCGGAACTGTTATCTCCATATTGAAAGAAACATAA
- a CDS encoding ABC transporter ATP-binding protein gives MAELMILTTNLTKVIKKKTIVDSLDMKIEKGEIYGFLGPNGAGKTTTIKMLLGLMKPTGGTIELFGKNAADHQLESLRKMGSLVESPSYYGHLTARENLETIRKILQVQKSRIDEVLSIVRLTNDSNRPVKGFSLGMKQRLGIASAILGNPELLILDEPTNGLDPSGIHEMRDLIKRLPREYGMTVLISSHLLSEIDQMATKVGIISKGKMIFQDSISKLKSKAKEQVIIRTGNSVKAASLLLSNGQTAEQSGKSVILRDMTDSRIAQVIALLVKSGIEVYRVEEKRKSLEEIFLDLTGEGGNVHDVHSKSRSS, from the coding sequence ATGGCGGAATTGATGATTTTAACCACAAATCTAACAAAGGTTATTAAGAAAAAAACCATTGTGGACAGTTTGGATATGAAGATTGAAAAAGGGGAGATATATGGCTTCTTAGGGCCGAATGGAGCGGGAAAAACTACAACTATTAAAATGCTTCTTGGACTTATGAAACCAACTGGAGGAACAATCGAGCTTTTTGGAAAGAATGCAGCTGACCATCAGCTTGAATCGTTGCGGAAAATGGGGTCTCTCGTTGAGTCCCCTTCTTATTACGGACATTTAACCGCACGTGAGAATTTAGAGACAATCAGGAAAATTCTGCAGGTGCAAAAAAGCCGAATCGATGAAGTGCTGTCCATAGTCAGATTGACGAATGACAGTAATCGACCAGTAAAAGGGTTTTCTTTAGGGATGAAGCAGCGTCTTGGAATTGCGTCCGCCATCCTTGGAAATCCTGAGCTTCTTATTTTGGATGAACCGACAAACGGTCTGGATCCTTCAGGTATTCATGAAATGCGGGATCTTATTAAGAGGCTGCCGAGAGAATACGGAATGACCGTTTTAATCTCCAGTCATTTACTAAGTGAAATCGATCAAATGGCAACAAAAGTAGGAATTATTTCTAAAGGAAAGATGATTTTTCAGGATTCGATCAGCAAGCTGAAAAGCAAAGCGAAGGAACAGGTGATCATCAGGACGGGAAATTCGGTCAAGGCAGCATCTTTGCTGCTTTCAAATGGGCAAACGGCAGAGCAAAGCGGAAAATCTGTTATTTTGCGTGATATGACAGATAGCAGAATCGCCCAAGTGATTGCCTTATTAGTTAAGTCAGGAATTGAGGTCTACAGGGTCGAAGAGAAACGGAAATCGCTGGAAGAGATCTTTTTGGATTTAACAGGCGAAGGAGGGAACGTTCATGATGTCCATTCTAAAAGCCGATCTTCTTAA
- a CDS encoding ABC transporter permease, which translates to MMSILKADLLKVKRKWFWLLVFLGPFGVIALQLVNYGVRYDYLMQQEPDVWAGLLDNINMFVAPALLLGMTILASQIAAIEHQQSSWKQLLSLPVQRGYVFLSKLAVAAIMIFISSTLLFIGTVFFGIGLHFGLDIPFLAVIKNSYYPFFAGIPILCLQVWLSVVMQNQAFPLAAGVFGAVFSMTAAFAAPDWIPWKWPLLVGEHDPIWYAVAGMITGSVILIAGLMDFVRREVLT; encoded by the coding sequence ATGATGTCCATTCTAAAAGCCGATCTTCTTAAAGTGAAACGAAAATGGTTCTGGCTCTTGGTTTTTCTGGGACCTTTTGGTGTCATTGCCCTCCAGCTGGTGAATTACGGGGTTCGCTATGACTACTTGATGCAGCAGGAGCCGGATGTTTGGGCGGGACTTCTTGATAATATTAACATGTTTGTTGCGCCAGCGCTTCTGCTGGGAATGACCATTCTCGCTTCGCAGATTGCCGCAATCGAACATCAGCAAAGTTCCTGGAAGCAGCTGCTCAGCCTGCCAGTTCAAAGAGGGTATGTGTTTCTGTCAAAATTAGCGGTTGCAGCGATCATGATTTTTATTTCCTCTACCTTGTTGTTTATTGGAACTGTGTTTTTTGGTATAGGATTACACTTCGGATTGGATATTCCATTCCTTGCAGTTATTAAAAATAGCTATTATCCTTTTTTTGCGGGAATTCCTATTTTATGTCTGCAAGTATGGCTGTCTGTTGTGATGCAGAATCAGGCATTTCCGCTCGCTGCAGGCGTCTTTGGTGCCGTCTTTTCAATGACGGCAGCATTTGCTGCACCGGACTGGATTCCGTGGAAATGGCCATTGCTTGTCGGAGAGCATGATCCAATTTGGTACGCTGTGGCAGGAATGATTACAGGGTCCGTTAT